The DNA window TGGATTGTGGTGTTGATGTGAACAGAAGAGATGAACATGGGAAAACTACCCTCATCCTGGCAGTCGAGATGCAAAGTCTGGATTTGGTGAAAGCTTTATTGGAGAAGAATGAAGTTGACATCAATGATGCTGACAGAGAGGGCAAAACAGCACTGATGATAGCTGTAGAGAAAAACTATTACGAAATAGCAAAGCTACTGTGTGAAAGGGGGGCAAGGACTGACCTTGGGGACCTTATTGGGATTGTCAATAGGAAATACAATAAGAAAATGGCAGATCTTCTTCGCCAGTACGGCGCCAAGGCTGGTCCAAGTCAACCTCAAGATTGGGAACCCACCAGCAAACGCTGGGGAGAGCAGCTGAAAGTTCTCTACAACATGTATCGTCCTATGATTGGAAAACTTAAAATCCTCCAACATAATGATTTCAGGATTCAGAGAACCTCCCAAGGGGGCATCTACCTGGGGCTCTATGACAGGAAAGAGGTGGCTGTGAAGATATTCTGCATTGGCACAGAAATTGCTAAACAAGAGAAAATGTGCCTTGAACAATGTCTGACCAGCAACCATTTAGTAAAGCTTTTTGGTGCTGAAGAAAAGAAACCCTGCCTGTACTTGTGCCTCTCGCTCTGTGAGAAGAACCTTGAAGAACACCTGAGTGCATCAGAGAATGAAGTGAATTGCAAGGGTGTTCTTAAGACACTCTTTGAGGCAGTTCAAGAACTACACATGTTTGGATTTGGCCATCAGGATCTACACCCACGTAACATTTTGATAGGTTAGCGTGTGTGTTCTTATCATTCTTATTCTCTTCTCCTATTGCTCATAGTTGAGAAAGTGAGGCATTATAGAGCTGACCGTATATGTCACAATGTAAAGATCTTTATGCACAGAGAGGGTGTGTGCATTTGTGCTCATATAGTACAGCAGCCGTAAGTATCACATTAGTTTTGCCCTCCTACACAGAGATCAGGTCATCCCACTGAATAATCTACCAGAGAAGTCTGGGGTCATGCAAATAAATCAACCAGGTACCATAGAAAAGGAGTGCAacatacacacagacagacaTACAACAGGCTTAACTATTCCTGTTATTTTGTCAGATGCTGCTGGTAAAGTTCGCTTAGCGGATTTTGATAAGAGCAAAAGGTTGAGTGAAGGACAGAAGGATGATGTTATAATCAAAGACCTGAAGGTAACTTTCCATTAAACCAATATTATGTTTCAGATTACCCCTCACACCTTTGCTGTCTTTTGCTTCCTTCTttctattcatttattttctttgctttcttgGAGTGAATCAGCTGATCTTCCTCCATATTCAAAAGGAACTGTATAACAGCATGGTTTCTGGAAATTCCCATAGCACAAGAGACCACAGTACTAGGAAGTGACAGTGATTAGGAATGAAGATTTTTCTCTGACCCCTGGAAGTCACTTCCTGATTTTGCTCTGTGCTTTCAGTGTGGTGGGTTCTCTAATACAAACACTTCCTGAAGTGATTGCTGCCATACACGTACACACATGGGTACACACACTCGGAGTGCTGATTTTAGAAGATAGTTTCTCTGTCTCTGTTTCTTTTTGGTGGAAGGTTGTGTGCCCTGGAGTGAAACAGCCATTTGTTCTCATACTCAGGCGCTCAGCAGGCTGGTCCTGTATGTTGTAACAGTGGGTAAGGTCCCCTTTGAGGAAAATGATAGAGACGATTTGGATGAAAGTTGTCCAGAGGACGTGCAGGACTATGTGGAGATAGCAGACCTTAGGAAAAGTCTGGTCTCCCCTGGTGAAGGAAGCCCAGTTGAGAACCTGCTGAGAGACTTGATCCAACATCCCTTTTTCTGGAGCAAGCAGACGTAAGTGCCATGAATGAAAATTACAGACCCTCAAACAGCAGATTTGCAAGCTGCCCCATTCTGTCAAGAATCAGTGCAGCAGGCCATCCCCAATGCGCCTTTGATTCCACAGCAGGTACAGGTTCCTGAGAGACGTTGGGAATGAGAGCGATATCAAAACACGCAACACCAAGCATCACAATAACAAGAGTGAGATTCTGAAAGCTTTGAATTGTGATGAGCACCCTCTGCAGCAGTGGACTGAGCAGGTAAGCTGTTTTGCTGTGGACGTGCAAGGGGAAAGCTTTCTCATAGGACTTACAGGCCCCATTTTAAACCTTAACTGGAAGTGTAACTCCATCCCTATCCAGACAACATGGAGGCATAATCTAATCAAATCTAGGAGATTTAAAAACTACCATCACAGTCTGCTGGAGTGGTGTACACAACACATCTCTTTCCCAAATGTCCTTCTCTTTGCACAGGCATTTGGGGAAAAAGCATAGTTGTGGCACTATTTGTAGTCCATATGTACCTTTCCAAATAGTGCCACAACTATGAGGGTGAAAAGGTGATACAAAACCACTTTTGTCCCTATCACCCAGTAGAAATCAGACACCCCTGAAGATCTAGCGCTAAATCATGATGACACCATAATAATAATCATGCCCTTTTATCTCTCAGCCCTGCTTTTTCCCCAAATGCCTGTGCAAAGAGAAGGACATTTGGGAAAGAGATGTGTTGTGTCCAGAAGATTAAAAAGTCCACACCCTGGCAAACCCAGATAGGAATCAAACCAGATAAAACCATAGAAATGGTGTATGCTATTAAGTATACATTTTAATATAAGTGCCATAAAATATTGCTCCATCTATGATACATTTATGTGTATATGATATTTCTGCAGAGTGAGGCTGCTGCAGCTAGGGGAGGCTGTATTTTGTGATGTGTGAATGGGATGGAATAATCCAGAGTGTTTATTTCAGATTGACAAATTGGTTCTGGACAGCATGTTCAACCCCTTCAACAACAACAAGAACCAGAACAAGAACAAGAAGAAACAGTATGAAAACTATGTCACGGACCTACTGAAGTTCATCAGGAACATGGGCGAGCACTTTGATGAGAAGGAAGAAAAGTAAGTGATTGCTTCACAGTCTCTAGGGATGAACAGTCCCTAGGAATCTGTCTGTCTGCAAGTCCCGGTAGGTTTAAGAACAGGAATCCCTTCTTCAAAAGGACACACTGTCATCCTAGAAGGGTAAAAATATGCAGGGTGTGGGAAAAAGACCGTTTCCTGGTACCCCAGTATGTTATAAATTAAAGTGTGTCCAGGTTATGAAGGAtagctcctccagcagcacagaactGTGTACTTGCATAGAATAATGTTATGTGGATACAGTGTATCATATTATGAAGTCACAATACTAAGTGCCAGGCTGGGTACTCTAGATAACCCCAGGCTCACCACCCAAAGACAgtttacaccaggggtaggcaacctatggcacgcgtgctgaaggcggcacacaagccgattttcaatggcactcacgctgcccgaggcctggccaccggtccggggggctctgcattttaatttaactttaaatgaaggttcttaaacattttaaaaaccttatttactttacacacaataatagtttagttatatattatagacttatagaaagacaccttctaaaaacattaaaatgtattactggcacacaaaatcagagtgaataaactaagactcagcacaccacttctgaaaggttgccagccCCTGGTTTACATAATCAAGATCCTTCTGGGAACTAGCTTCCAGATCATCACTGTGGTCACCCATTGATCAACAGCTCTTGTTCCGTGGGGCCATTAGCCTCTCCTCCCATCCGTAGAGGAAATTCTGTTGCCCAAGTTCATTGGTGCTTTCAGCCCATGCTCCtctgcccactttgcagtgaggagtCAAGCTAAATTACTgcagtgctgatagtcctccaaacCTTCCCACGGGggcccagaaggacagacaagttctcctacAACTCACTGGGGAAGAATTGTAGAGCAGCTCTGTTTACTGCAGCACAGCGAACCGTAGGATATGATTCCAGAAGTCCTAGCAACACACAGAGGGGAGTGCAACACCAGTGAGAACACAGTAACTCAAGTATGCTTTGCcatatggttgcagtgctcaCACCATGTCTAGGCTAAGCCAGGTTCCAATCACCCATGTtatctctgcagtgaagacatgccctattAAGGTGCTTTGATGATTGGAATATATGAGGCTTTTGAAAATAATGAGATAAATGGCCCCTCATTCATGAAGAGATTAGTCCTGTGAGATGGAGAAATAGGATAGTGGGAGAGAATGGAAAAGGCAGAATGTGTCAGATAGGAGAGATAATGGATATTAATCATTGCTAGGAAATTCTCTCTTGTTTTCAGAAAGGTGCTGAAATGGCTTCCACTCTATAGGGAAAGAAATGGGGAAACCTGACCATTTGTTCTGAACCTTTGACACTTTTTAGCAGGGCAGGCTTTCCCAAGTGAAAAATCAATTGTTGTTCTTCTGTTTCAGGGTCAAGGAAATAATCAAGGAGCCCTCGGAGTATTTCCTGAACCTATTTCCAGAACTGACAGTTTATGTCTACAAGTGTTTATGCAGCATACAGCATCATAGACATTTTCCAAGCCCTGAGAGTCTCTCTCAGGTGTAGCATGTTCTATCGCTTCAGGTTATATAGCTGAATCCCATTGACTAACTTCCTTTTCAGCACCGTTTTGTTCAGCTGCCAAAAAATGTCATACAAAGCAGGaaaggggatggatgggtggaggaTATCAGAATTTCTGTCAGTGGATCTGGTTTCTGGATTCAGCACTGAAGAACTCAGCGGTAAAGATGCTATGTTTGAGTGGGATCATGGAGGACAATTACACTGAGGAAAGGAAGAACTAAGTACAAGAAGGGCAAGTGCCAGGTCTGGGGTTAGGGCTGCAGGATAGGCACCCCTCTCCCGGCAGGTCTGGCCCTAGGGAGGGGCACCCCAGCCATGCCTGGATCAAGGCCAGTCCGGGCCACgtctgctcagtggtttgaccattggcctgctaaacccagggttgtgagttcaatccttgaggaggccacttaaggatctggggcaaaaaattggtcctgctagtgaaggcaatgggctggactcgatgacctttcaaggtcccttccagttctaggagattggtatatctccaattattacctttattacgtCTGAGTCCGGGTGCCATGGCAGGTCCAAGCCACAGCGGagctggggctggcagaggggcGCCCCTCACCCAGCTGCGGCGGGTTCCCTGAGCGCCTGCGCAttgctaaataggctgctgcacagccgtgcagcttacagggaacttcgGACAGGACCCCTTCCTCTGTTCACTGGCTgcttcctttctcccttctggtgCAGTTAATGGATGGACAGAGAAAGAGGGAGG is part of the Mauremys mutica isolate MM-2020 ecotype Southern chromosome 8, ASM2049712v1, whole genome shotgun sequence genome and encodes:
- the RNASEL gene encoding 2-5A-dependent ribonuclease, which produces MEATGNSQEEVLTSRNETAADKPSLLNNAVRNHSIDTIRQLLKEGADVNSKVEGGWTPLHSAVQADLEEIVDLLLEKGADPCARKKNGATPFVVAGIVGNVRLLELFLSKGSEINEYDDNGFTAFMEAAGYGNEDALRFLYNNGADVNLRRVVNEEKRTLNKGGATALMDAAREGHLSVVNILVSEMKADMNICDNQDRNALIYAFLPSDNKTRESILSIVHFLLDCGVDVNRRDEHGKTTLILAVEMQSLDLVKALLEKNEVDINDADREGKTALMIAVEKNYYEIAKLLCERGARTDLGDLIGIVNRKYNKKMADLLRQYGAKAGPSQPQDWEPTSKRWGEQLKVLYNMYRPMIGKLKILQHNDFRIQRTSQGGIYLGLYDRKEVAVKIFCIGTEIAKQEKMCLEQCLTSNHLVKLFGAEEKKPCLYLCLSLCEKNLEEHLSASENEVNCKGVLKTLFEAVQELHMFGFGHQDLHPRNILIDAAGKVRLADFDKSKRLSEGQKDDVIIKDLKALSRLVLYVVTVGKVPFEENDRDDLDESCPEDVQDYVEIADLRKSLVSPGEGSPVENLLRDLIQHPFFWSKQTRYRFLRDVGNESDIKTRNTKHHNNKSEILKALNCDEHPLQQWTEQIDKLVLDSMFNPFNNNKNQNKNKKKQYENYVTDLLKFIRNMGEHFDEKEEKVKEIIKEPSEYFLNLFPELTVYVYKCLCSIQHHRHFPSPESLSQV